AGAAGGTACAGTTTACAACTTTAGCCCGGCAACCGGCGCCAAATTTTCATTACTGCCGCCAGATAATGCTACCGGTAACTTTGTAAAAGTAGTACAACGTGTACCTGTTAAAATTAAATTAAACGCCTCAAAAGACGTACTTGACAAATTGCGCCCAGGTATGAGCGTAAAAGTTTCTGTAATTAAAGGAGAATAAAATGGCTGAAACAGGCTTTAAAAAATGGATCATCACCATCACGGTTATCATAGCTTCATTGCTGGAGCTTATTGATACCACGATTGTGAACGTATCCCTGCCCGATATACAGGGTAACCTTGGTGCTACCCTTGAAGATATTGCCTGGGTAGTTACGGGTTACGCTGTAGCAAACGTAATTGTGCTCCCTATGTCGGGATGGCTGGGAAGCAGGTTCGGGCGAAAGAACTATTTCATAACCTCTATCATAGTGTTTACTGTTGCCTCGTTTTTATGCGGTAATGCTACAAACCTTAATGAGCTGGTTATGTTCCGGATATTGCAAGGTATTGCGGGTGGCGGGTTAATATCAACATCACAGGCCATATTAATTGAAACATGGCCACGTGAGCAAATAGGTACAGCTACGGCGCTGTTTGGTTTAGGTGCGGTAGTTGGGCCAACTGTAGGGCCTACCATTGGTGGTTATATTACCGACCACTCTTCGTGGAGGTGGATATTTTACGTAAATATCCCGGTTGGTGCCCTGGCAGCGTTTTTTGCCTACACCTTTGTACGCGAAACGCCTAAAGACGAAAAAGGGAAACCCGTTGACTGGTGGGGTATTGGCTTACTGGCCATAGCCGTAGGTAGCTTGCAAACGATTTTGGAGAAAGGTGAATCGGAAGACTGGTTTGCAACACCCTACATTACGGTATTAACAATCACTGCAATATTAGGGTTGATCCTGTTTATATGGCGCGAGATGAGTATCAACTACCCGATAGTAAATTTTGCAATATTAAGGCACCGAAGCTTTGCGGTTGGGATGTTTACATCTTTTGTGCTTGGGTTTGGGTTATATGGCTCTGTGTTCGTGTTCCCGGTATTTTGTCAGAATTTGTTAGGTTTTACAGCGCAGCAAACAGGCGAAATTCTTTTCCCCGGTGGGTTGTGTACCATTGTAATGATGCCCTTTATTGGTAAAATGCTCAATAAGGGTATTCCGGCACAGTTTATGGCTACCGCCGGTATGTTCCTGTTCTTTGTATTTACCACAATGCTCAGCAACTCCACAATGGCAATGGGCCCATCTAATTTCTTTTTGCCATTAATGATCAGGGGCGTAGGTATGGCCTTGTTATTTGTACCCTTAACTACCCTGGCTATTGCCGACCTGAAAGGGCCCGAGGTAGGACAGGGCACAGGCTTAAACAACATGATGCGTCAACTGGGCGGTTCTTTTGGTATCGCTACACTAACTACCATTATACACGTGCGCCAGGGCGTACACCGTAACAACCTGTTAACAAATATTACGGCAACCAACCCGGCATTTATTGAGCGGTTTAATGCCTCGTTACACAACTTTATGTCCAAAGGGCACTCGTTAATTGATGCTACACGTATG
The genomic region above belongs to Mucilaginibacter sp. KACC 22773 and contains:
- a CDS encoding DHA2 family efflux MFS transporter permease subunit, whose protein sequence is MAETGFKKWIITITVIIASLLELIDTTIVNVSLPDIQGNLGATLEDIAWVVTGYAVANVIVLPMSGWLGSRFGRKNYFITSIIVFTVASFLCGNATNLNELVMFRILQGIAGGGLISTSQAILIETWPREQIGTATALFGLGAVVGPTVGPTIGGYITDHSSWRWIFYVNIPVGALAAFFAYTFVRETPKDEKGKPVDWWGIGLLAIAVGSLQTILEKGESEDWFATPYITVLTITAILGLILFIWREMSINYPIVNFAILRHRSFAVGMFTSFVLGFGLYGSVFVFPVFCQNLLGFTAQQTGEILFPGGLCTIVMMPFIGKMLNKGIPAQFMATAGMFLFFVFTTMLSNSTMAMGPSNFFLPLMIRGVGMALLFVPLTTLAIADLKGPEVGQGTGLNNMMRQLGGSFGIATLTTIIHVRQGVHRNNLLTNITATNPAFIERFNASLHNFMSKGHSLIDATRMAYGAIEGALTKQVLLLTYDDAYWISGLVMLFSIPLLYLQPFKKSNAKMPVDAH